Proteins co-encoded in one Actinomadura luteofluorescens genomic window:
- the lysX gene encoding bifunctional lysylphosphatidylglycerol synthetase/lysine--tRNA ligase LysX yields MTEQGQQRGLRGEWGRLIQAAPTIFFWYTRLSGILSLLAWVSYGLILEIADIWALRWIGYLGWFPSVPIGLLWILLSMGVRRRKKAAWRILVLIFCLPTALGVTAVLTTLFNPDRPTPVGLIVTAAVYLAVLGLLISARGQFTTLPDRGNRRLATVVFTSLLVVTCGIGTFLVTVTDRNSRGDFWTHPLYAISQTVLGPRVTGKPIDVSVPFWVDVILWVLGTGLLIATFWALFRPGRRDPVLSPPEELAARALLAEYGDQDSLGYFALRRDKDVIVAPNGKAAIAYRVEGSVSLASGDPLGDPESWDQAIEAWLGECRAHAWIPGAVSVGERAARIYKRHGFDALELGDEAVVDLTDFNLDGREMRQVRQAVRRVERAGYTVRIRRHSQIPGWEMAKLIRSADAWRGEETERGFSMALGRLGDPTDGRCVMVEAFDAHGELRGLLSFVPWGRAGLSLDLMRRDRLAENGLNEYMVAKLAEKAAAVGAQQLSLNFAMLRSAFERGSQIGAGPVARLYYRFLSFASKFWQLESLYLSNAKYMPEWRPRFICYEHGRHLVRLGLAYARAEGFLPSLNRPKLDRAAAMVPSDDLVDRIKEIEEAAEAARAPQRRLSEQERVRHAKLDQIRAAGMEPYALGCERTDVASGIRERHAGLAPDTRTGDTVAIAGRVVLAREHGRLIFVTLRDETGDLQIMLTADALGEDSLRRWKSLLDLGDQVGVRGEVVTSRRGELSVLASSWTLASKCLRPLPNKSSGLSDPEARVRQRYVDFIVNDDSRRMLRMRGDAVAAVRDGLRARGYLEVETPMLQPVHGGATARPFTTRINAYNMQLYLRIAPELYLKRLLVGGAGRVFELNRSFRNEGVSPRHNPEFTMLEAYEPYGDYDTMAELTRSLVVDAARAALGTTVVVRDGVEYDLAEPWQEITVYESVSKALGEEITPGTSPERVHAFAERAGLNADPQWGQGKVVQELFEALVEEKLAAPTFVRDYPAETSPLTRPHRDDARLAEKWDLIIFGLELGTAYSELIDPILQRQRLTEQSLQAAGGDPEAMELDEDFLRALEYAMPPAGGMGMGIDRLLITLTGRSIRETIPFPLVRPGS; encoded by the coding sequence ATGACCGAGCAGGGCCAGCAGCGCGGCCTGCGGGGCGAGTGGGGGCGGCTGATCCAGGCCGCGCCGACGATCTTCTTCTGGTACACCCGACTCTCCGGGATCCTGTCGCTGCTCGCATGGGTCTCCTATGGTCTCATCCTTGAGATAGCCGATATCTGGGCGTTGCGATGGATCGGTTATCTCGGCTGGTTCCCGAGCGTCCCGATCGGCCTGCTGTGGATCCTGTTGTCGATGGGCGTGCGGCGGCGCAAGAAGGCCGCGTGGCGGATCCTCGTCCTGATCTTCTGCCTCCCCACCGCGCTCGGCGTCACCGCCGTCCTGACGACGCTGTTCAACCCGGACAGGCCCACCCCCGTCGGCCTGATCGTCACCGCCGCCGTGTACCTGGCGGTGCTCGGCCTGCTGATCTCCGCGCGCGGCCAGTTCACCACCCTGCCCGACCGGGGCAACCGCCGCCTGGCCACCGTCGTGTTCACCAGCCTCCTGGTCGTGACCTGCGGGATCGGGACGTTCCTGGTCACCGTGACCGACCGCAACTCCCGCGGCGACTTCTGGACGCACCCGCTCTACGCGATCTCCCAGACCGTCCTCGGGCCGCGCGTCACCGGCAAGCCGATCGACGTGTCGGTGCCGTTCTGGGTGGACGTGATCCTGTGGGTGCTCGGCACCGGACTGCTGATCGCCACGTTCTGGGCGCTGTTCAGGCCGGGGCGGCGCGACCCCGTCCTCAGCCCCCCGGAGGAGCTCGCGGCGCGCGCGCTGCTCGCCGAGTACGGCGACCAGGACTCCCTCGGCTACTTCGCGCTGCGCCGCGACAAGGACGTCATCGTCGCGCCGAACGGTAAGGCGGCCATCGCCTACCGGGTGGAGGGTTCGGTCTCGCTGGCCAGCGGCGACCCGCTCGGCGACCCCGAGTCGTGGGACCAGGCGATCGAGGCGTGGCTCGGCGAGTGCCGCGCGCACGCCTGGATCCCCGGCGCCGTCAGCGTCGGGGAGCGCGCCGCCCGCATCTACAAGCGGCACGGCTTCGACGCGCTGGAACTCGGCGACGAGGCCGTCGTCGACCTCACCGACTTCAACCTGGACGGACGGGAGATGCGGCAGGTCCGCCAGGCCGTCCGGCGCGTCGAGCGGGCCGGGTACACCGTGCGGATCCGCCGCCACTCGCAGATCCCCGGCTGGGAGATGGCCAAGCTCATCCGCAGCGCCGACGCCTGGCGCGGCGAGGAGACCGAACGCGGGTTCTCCATGGCGCTCGGCCGGCTCGGCGACCCCACCGACGGGCGCTGCGTCATGGTCGAGGCGTTCGACGCGCACGGCGAGCTGCGCGGCCTCCTCAGCTTCGTCCCGTGGGGGCGGGCCGGGCTGTCGCTGGACCTGATGCGCCGCGACCGGCTCGCCGAGAACGGCCTCAACGAGTACATGGTCGCCAAGCTCGCCGAGAAGGCCGCCGCCGTCGGCGCCCAGCAGCTGTCGCTGAACTTCGCGATGCTGCGCTCGGCGTTCGAGCGCGGCTCCCAGATCGGCGCGGGCCCCGTCGCCCGGCTCTACTACCGGTTCCTGTCGTTCGCGTCGAAGTTCTGGCAGCTGGAGTCGCTTTACCTGTCGAACGCCAAGTACATGCCCGAGTGGCGTCCCCGCTTCATCTGCTACGAGCACGGGCGGCACCTCGTCCGGCTGGGCCTCGCCTACGCCCGCGCCGAGGGGTTCCTGCCGAGCCTGAACCGCCCCAAGCTGGACCGGGCCGCCGCGATGGTCCCCTCCGACGACCTCGTCGACAGGATCAAGGAGATCGAGGAGGCCGCGGAGGCGGCCCGCGCCCCGCAGCGCCGGCTGTCGGAGCAGGAGCGGGTCCGGCACGCCAAGCTCGACCAGATCCGCGCCGCCGGGATGGAGCCGTACGCGCTCGGCTGCGAGCGCACCGACGTCGCCTCCGGCATCCGGGAGCGGCACGCCGGCCTCGCCCCCGACACCCGCACCGGCGACACCGTCGCGATCGCGGGGCGCGTCGTCCTCGCCCGCGAGCACGGCCGGCTGATCTTCGTCACGCTGCGGGACGAGACCGGCGACCTCCAGATCATGCTGACCGCCGACGCCCTCGGCGAGGACTCGCTGCGCCGCTGGAAGTCGCTCCTCGACCTCGGCGACCAGGTCGGTGTCCGGGGCGAGGTCGTGACGTCCCGGCGCGGGGAGCTGTCGGTCCTCGCGTCCTCGTGGACGCTCGCCTCCAAGTGCCTGCGCCCCTTGCCGAACAAGAGTTCCGGGCTGTCGGACCCGGAGGCCCGCGTCCGGCAGCGGTACGTCGACTTCATCGTCAACGACGACTCCCGCCGGATGCTGCGGATGCGCGGCGACGCCGTCGCCGCCGTCCGGGACGGCCTGCGCGCCCGCGGCTACCTGGAGGTCGAGACGCCGATGCTCCAGCCGGTGCACGGCGGCGCCACCGCCCGCCCGTTCACCACCCGCATCAACGCCTACAACATGCAGCTCTACCTGCGGATCGCGCCCGAGCTGTACCTCAAGCGCCTCCTCGTCGGCGGCGCCGGCCGCGTCTTCGAGCTGAACCGCAGCTTCCGCAACGAGGGCGTCTCACCGCGGCACAACCCCGAGTTCACGATGCTGGAGGCCTACGAGCCCTACGGCGACTACGACACGATGGCCGAGCTGACCCGCTCCCTCGTCGTGGACGCGGCCCGCGCCGCCCTCGGCACCACGGTCGTCGTCCGGGACGGCGTCGAGTACGACCTCGCCGAGCCGTGGCAGGAGATCACCGTCTACGAGTCGGTGTCCAAGGCGCTCGGCGAGGAGATCACCCCCGGCACCTCACCCGAACGGGTCCACGCCTTCGCCGAGCGGGCGGGGCTGAACGCCGACCCGCAGTGGGGGCAGGGCAAGGTCGTCCAGGAGCTGTTCGAGGCGCTCGTCGAGGAGAAGCTGGCGGCGCCGACGTTCGTCCGGGACTACCCGGCCGAGACGTCCCCGCTGACCCGCCCCCACCGCGACGACGCGCGGCTGGCCGAGAAGTGGGACCTCATCATCTTCGGCCTCGAACTCGGCACCGCCTACTCCGAGCTGATCGACCCGATCCTCCAGCGGCAGCGGCTGACCGAGCAGTCGCTGCAGGCCGCGGGCGGCGACCCGGAGGCCATGGAGCTCGACGAGGACTTCCTGCGCGCCCTGGAGTACGCGATGCCGCCCGCCGGGGGCATGGGCATGGGCATCGACCGGCTGCTGATCACGCTGACCGGCCGCAGCATCCGCGAGACGATCCCGTTCCCGCTGGTGCGCCCCGGATCCTAG